The genomic DNA TTTAATTGAGAACATCAGGTAATGGGGAACGCCCTGGAGTAATATGGGGCAGTTAGCAGAAAGCAAGCGGAAGAAAGCAGAGTCCACTGTTACTCAAAGTATACTAATAGTCCCTGGGCAGGTGCTGGTTAGCAAATTGTTTATTGTCAGTCCAGGTCCAAATAAGAACAGAGGTTGTGGGGAACCATTTGTACTCTTTATAGCAATTTGAGAAAGTAACTTTAACTGTGTTGACTCCAATAACTTTTTTACATGGGTTTATTCTGttgtattttagtttttcttattttgttagtAGTTCTCATTTTACTATTTTCCTAACAAGTATTGACCCATGGACACCCGGGGAGAAGTGCTCCTTTATTTAAATAGTTTGAGAAACACTAGATATGGCTTTTGtacccaggagacctggggtcagtTTGAGGTGGATGAATTGAGTGAAAGTTTTTAACTTCTTTGAGACTCAATTttatgatctgtaaaatggggtttaaAACTCACATTTTATAGGCTATTCATGAGATTTCAGAGTTAACATATAATTATCTAGAAAAGTTACCTAAAGTTATTGTTGTGTCTCAAATATGTGACAAATGGAACAAAGCTCCTGGATGTGTTACATTTTGCAACTTAATCTATTTTATCCTTAGTCCCAGATACTTCCTCCTTTGAGATTCAAGACATTCCAACTCTGGCACCTCTGGTACCTAACCCTTATTGATCTCGCTGCTGCTCATCCCCTGAGAAGTTAGCACCTACATGACCATTttcctctccatctctgtctttgTCATGAGCAATGGCAACTTCTAATCGTTTGAATATCTCAACTGACAACTTGATCTcaaatttcttttactttcttgattCCAATAACTTTTATCCATAGTCTTTTTATGAAACCTATCATATTCACATCATAAATTTCACTAATTGTCTTTTTTGTTCCACAACTTAAGTGTAAACATGTGTAATGACCATGTTAAAGCTTAACCAGCCAAAGCCCATGAGAAATAAACCTGTAGTGCAACAACATCAAGTTTATTGGGTCAGCACAGCAAGGATGGTGGTCTAGTTgataaatcgtgtctgactctttgcaaccccatggactgtagcccaccaggctcctctgtccatgggattctccaggcaagaattactggagtgggttgccatttccttctccagggattttccacacccagggattgaacctgggtctcctgaattgtaggcaggaTTCTTagccaactgagccatcagggaagcacagcAAGGGAGAACTCTCCAAATAATTACCACATGTCTCTTGACAATGGAGAGAAAGTACAGGCCTTTGAAAGGTTTGGATTCTTATTGAAGGATACCAAGAAGGGATTAGGTGTCATGGGGTTCAATTCTGGACAGTTTGCTGATTTGGTGGTGAGATTAACAGGAGGGACTAATCTGAGGTTGAAACTTATCATGAAATGATgacaatttaacattttaatgtcTCTTGTATTAGATGGGAAGAGCATTTCAGGTTTGGGTATATTGCTGATAAGAAAGCAGTAATTACTGAAAAATTAGATCATTATGTCATTGTTAAAATTGCTGCATAAAAGTTGAAGAAATAATGTTTTCTACTAATCTTTTTGCTAGATTATTCTATGTCCATCCTCCCAGCCTGAAGAATGatggggatttttcttttttttttacagtcccACAAACTGTGTTTCTCtagaaaatatttcagttcagttcaggcgctcagtggtgtctgacccaatggactgcagcacaccaggcctccctgtccatcaccaactcccggagttcacgcaaactcatgtccattgagtcggtgatgtgatccaaccatctcatcctctgtcagcctcctctctcacctctgatctttcccagcatcaggttattttcaaatgagtcagctctttgcatcaggtggacaaaattttggagtttcagcttcaacatcagtcctttcaatgaatattcaggactgatttcctttaatggaaagtttggatctcctcgcagtccaagggactcttgagagtcttctccaacaccacagttcaaaagcatcaattcttcagtgctcagctttcttcacagtctaactctcacatccatacatgactactggaaaaaccatagccttgactaaacagatctttgttggcaaggtaatgtctctgcttttcaacatgctctctaggttggtcataacttttctttcaaggagtaagcgtcttttaatttcatggctgcagtcaccatctgcagtgattttggagccccccaaaaataaagtcagccactgcttccactggttccccaattatttgccatgaagtgatgggactggatgccatgatctgtgttttctgaatgttgaaatttaagccaagtttttcactctttgctttcactttcatcaagaggctctttagatcttcttcactttttgtcataagggtggtgtcattggcatatccaaggttattgatatttctcctggcaatcttgattccagcctgtgcttcctccagcccagtgtttctcataatgtactctgcatataagttaaataagtacagtgacaatatataacgttgatgtattccttttcctatttggaaccagtctgtagttctatgtccagttcaaactgttgcttcctgacctgcatataggtttctcaagaggcaggtcaagtggtctggtattcccatctctttcagaattttccacagtttattgtgatctactcagtcaaaggctttggcacagtcaatgaagcagaaatagatgttttcctggaactctcttgctttttcaatgatccagcggatgttggcaatttgctttctggttcctctgccttttctaaatccagcttgaacatctggaagttcacagttcacataatgttgaagcctaacttggagaattttgagcattactttactagcatgtgagatgagtgcaattatgcagtagtttgagcattctttggcattgcctttcttagggattggaatgaaaactgaacttttccagtcctgtggccactgctgagttttccaaatttgctggcatattgagtgcagcactttcacagtatcatctttcaggatttgaaataactcaactggaattccatcacctccactagctttgtttgtagtgatgcttcctaaggctcacttgacttcacattccaggatgtctggctctaggtgagtgatcacaccatagtgattatctgggttgtgaagatattttttgtatacttctgtgtattttttgccacctcttcttaatatcttctgcttctgttaggtccataccatttatgtcctttattgagcccatctttgcatgaaatgtttccttggtatctctaattttcttgaagagatctctagtctttcccattctgttgttttcctctatttctttgcactgatcactgaggaaggctttcttatctctccttgctattctttggaactctgcattcaaatgggaatatctttccttttctcctttgcttttggctttgtaaggcctcctctgacagccattttgcttttttttgcattttttttttcttgaggatggtcttgatccctctgtCCTGTACCGTGTCACAAACCTCtgaccatagttcatcaggcactctgtctatcagatctagtcccttaaatctagttctcacttccattgtataattgtaagggatttgacttaggtcatacctgaatggtctagtggttttccctactttctttaagtctgaatttaatttaagtctgaaaatatttacttctcaTTGTTTactaaattttcagttcagttcagttgctcagtcatgtccaactctttgcgactccatgggctgcagcatgccaggcttccctgtccatcactaaatcCTGgggcctgctcaaactcatgcccttttagttggtgatgccatccaactaaattactaaatttattgatataaatttttcaaaatatctgtTTTAACCATCTTAATATGTGGGCAGAATGTATGTCTATATCCCTCTTCACatgtattatttgtataattaatattttacctttttcttaatTAATAGTTCTATGgacttttcaattttattaaccttttcaatgaattaaattataaatatatgttctCTGTTGGacatgttttctatttatttgatttatattgTTTACTCATTCCTCCtatgtttttttggccatgttgtgTGGTTTGTGGGTCTAACTTCCcccactagggattgaacccatgaccccagCAGTGGAAACATGGGTCTTCAccctgggccaccaaggaattccatatgctttttcttatttatttgttgttccCTTTCAAGCTTCCTGAGATGGAGGCTTACATTTctactttcagtctttccttgAGGTTCGTTTTCATCTGTATCTTGAGTATAGACAATATATCCCCTCTCTTATCTGTAATTTGTCAGCAACTTTGAATGATATGCTGGCTATTGTGAAGGACAGGTTATAGTGTCTGGACTGCGTTATAATTCTCTCAAACATAGTCATTGCATGAAAGTAACACCTTTACCTGTTTAGTCGGTGATGCACATTTTCTAGGATTTTCTAGGTTTTGGCAATTAGGAATAAAGCTTCTCTGAATATCTCTATGTAGATCATTGTATAgtcatgtattttcatttctctttgacaAAATTTAGGATTGTAATTGCCGTGTGTTATGGTTAGTATATGTTTATAAGATACTGCAAAACTTGTTTTTTCaaaatggctgtaccattttcaTTCCTACCAGGTTTGTATTTAAGTTCTATTTGCTCTGGGTCCTTTCCAGGATTGCTattgtcagttaaaaaaaaaaaaacctattctaATATGTGGGTAGCATGaagtctttcaatttcatttgcACATCCCTTTTGACTGATTGTGTTAAGAATCCATTTAAAGTTCTTGTTAGCTCTACTTCTCTGTTGATGGTCagtttgttttcatatcttggctattgtggagTAATGCTGCAATAATCGTAGGAGTGCAGATGTCTCTTCAAActcctcttttcatttcctttttcatatataccccaaagtggaattgctgaatcatatatagttataattaaaaattttttaataccaCTGTGCATTTCAACTAGCAGTCTACAAAGATTTCCTTATCTGCATATTCTCGCCAACACCTGCTATCTCTTATCTTATTGATAGCCATTCTAAGATGTGTGAGacaatatttcattgtggttttgatttgcatcacCTTGGTAATTAGCAAAGAGCATGTTTCATGTTACTGTTGGTCATTTGGAtgtcttatttcctttagggattttactttaaactttatttttttttattaaagtatgcttgatttataatgtattagttttaggacagcatagtgattcaatattttcatagattatgtattcatttaaaattataaaatcttgACTGCATTTTCCATGCtgtatagcttatttatttattttaaaaatgtgatttctgtatttgtttttgctctgctgggtctttgttgctgtgcatgggctttctctagttctggcgagcaggggccactcttcattgtggtggcttctcttgttgcagagcatgggctttagggcttTATCTAATTGAATGAGTTATAATTTGATACACTGAAAGCCatctaagtttttttaaaaagaattttcttgaGATATAACTCACATATCAACAATTAACCGATTTAAAGAATACAAGTGTATAGTTTATAGACTATTCACAGATATATGCAACGATCACAACGgtcaattttagaacagtttcatCACCTGATAAATCCTACATCCTTTAGAAACACCCCCCACACCCCATTTCTAGAATCTAAACTAGCTTTAATGATTTGTTTACAAATAGATGACAGTGTAAATAATGTCTTGGGTCTTCTGAGGTTGGGTCATGGGAAACACAGCAccttcatttttattctcttgggaTATTGCTAGAGTCCTAAGACACCATGTGAGAAATTCAGCTACTCTGCTGGTAAGACCATAGAGAGAGATTCTAAGAGTTATGGAGAATGAGAGGCTGTTAAGCCATCCTGCCGATGCCAAGCATCTGAGTGAAGCTACTTGGACTCTTTgagatgtgaccagatgccactTGAATATCACCTAGTTACTCTTACTAATGCATGTGGGGCAGGTGAAGTGACTCACAATATAATACAATAAAATGGCTTTGAGTGACTAGTCATGCAGTCATAGATAAGCTACATATTACTTTTCTTCAGCTAATAAATGATATACCATTCACATTCACCAAACAATCTCAACCCCCAAACTCCAGAGTTCTAAACTCCTTTTAATTTTAACCTCTCACACTAATACATCAGCAAGTCCTTTTTGATTCTTTACCTAAGTGAAAGGGAGAATTGctcagtggtgttcaactctttgctgccTCATGGATTATATactacatggaattctccaggccagaatactggaaggggtagccttttccttctctaggggatcttcccaacccagggatcaaacccaggtcttctgcattgcaggcagattctatacgaGCTGAGCCACtacagaagcccaagaatattggagtagatagTCTATCCCTACTCCAGttgatctttctgactcaggaatcaaactgaggtctcctgcattgcaggcagaaacaTATAGTTTAGgtaaagagggcttcccttgtggctcagctggtaaagaatttggctgcaatgtgggagacctgggttcaatccaggggttgggaagatcccctggaaaagggaaaggttacccactctagtattctggcctggagaattccatggactggataaaccatggggtcacaaagagtcagacatgactgagcaactttcactttctgcttatgCAGTGTTGTTCTTCACagaaactatgttgaataggtGAATTCCTCTCCAGCAAAACTGCAACCACCCTAGTACAATGCAGCAGCATCTCAGATCTTAACTAATAACTTCAGTGCCTCCtgttcccccttctccctcttatGATTAACAACAAGAATGATCTTTAAAAGACATTCACATTGgaactatttaaaaaacatttaatggCTTTCCATTCCTTTTAtagtgaaattcaaatttttccCTGGTCAGTGGAGCGCCGCATGATTGACTTTCTGTGTATCTCTCTCCTCCTGGTTTGCCACGGCCTCTTTATTTCTTGAGCTTCTCAGAATGTTTGCACGTGCTATTTTCTGTCTGCAACTTTCTCTCCAGTATCCATGTCAATGTGTCTTTCTTATCTTTCAACATTCTATTCAACTGTTACCTCCTCCAAGTGGCCTTCCCTGTCATACTCACTAAGAATTCACCACCCATACCAGCAGTGACCTTTTATAAGTCATAGCAACCCAACTGATTTGTGTCTTCCACCCACTAATGTGTTCTACatttataatgtttatttattccCTACTGTCTCTGCCACTAAAATCTAAGCTACATGAGAACTCTGCTCTATTACACATTATATCTCTGTTCATTTATCAAAATATCTTCAGTGCTTACTCAGTTTCTAGAGTATAATAAGAGCTCAACTAGtgtttttgaaataaatgaatgaatgactgtccCATCTGCTGTGCTGTTttgtcgcttagtcctgtccaactctttgtgaccccatggactgtaaccctccaggcttctctgtccatgaggattctccaggaagaatactggagtgggtatcctattccttctccaggagatcttcccaacccaagaatcgaaccaaggtctcctgcattgcaggcagattctttatcagctgagctaccagggaagcctgactatCCCATATCTACATGTAAAATAACCAAAAAAGCCTTGATTAAATATTCCTCTTGTAGTTGGAGGTCACCATGGCAGGGAATTATCAATGTTTGGGGCCACCTCTTTAACTCTTCCCTAGAATTACCATAATAAATATGCCAAGACATATCTATAAATATTAACAGATCTGAAAATTGTTTGTCACGTAATTCCCAATTAGCAATGCTCACGTGATAACTCAGGTAAAATACAAAAGACCTATGAACACACTGACCTCTGAATTATGGGTCCAAAATGCCCAGAGGGAAGCTAGTCTTGTATTCAAGATTTGAGAGTTCACATAATCAAAGCTCTAGAAATCATGTGAATCAGTATGCACTTAGGATTTTTATACGACAATTGCAACTGCTATTTATGAAAAATTCAGTATTCTACTAATGCCTCGAAAGAGACTCAAAGCAAGTAATAATTCTGACTTCTAGCTCAATTAAAACACATGCCTGAAAGAGTGCAGCCATGTGTTGCTGTGTTTAGAAACTGACAAGATCAAATGGAAGCCTTTAAACATGAATAACCTCACTCTGAGAGAGCTTCTCATGTTATGATGATGAACTGAATAGTTATTAATGACTCAGTGGAATTCTAATAATATGCCagtaacttcattcttttatggtCATTTATGGAACCCTGTGTGGGTTCCATAGCCACATAGCAGGGGGTGGAATGTGACAGAAATACCTGAGGTCTCTACCCCCAGTTCCTAACACAGGGCTCTAAACTCATGTAATTTCCTGAATGACAGGGGTGCTAGAAGCATCTTTTGttcaaatatttgttctttaaacCTGGTTCCTGACACAGGGCTCCTGAATCCATTGGAACCTCCTAGGTGATAGGAGGGTCTTTGTTTGAATGAGAAGACCCTCGGTGGGATTCTGTACAGCTTCTGGATGAGGACTGGTcaccaaaaagatcaaaccatgattagaagcttggaacttTATGTTCACATGTGTTTCTGCGGTGAGGCTGGAGTGGTTGGAGACTTTTTACATAGCCTCTATAAAGCTCCTAAACTATGAGGTGGAGAGCTTCCAATTTGGTCAACAGATTCATGTGCTAGAAGGCTTATACACTCCAAATTATACATTTCAGCTTCCTGGTGATAGAAACTCCTGCCCTGGAGACCCTTCCAGACCTGGTGCAGTGTGTCTCTCCATCTGGCTGTTAATTTGTCCTTTATAATATCTTTTATGTTAAACTGGTAAATGTAAGCAGATGCTTCAGAGAATTTTGTTGAGTCATTCTAGCAAACTGTCATACCTGGAAGAGGCCTGTGGCAGTCCTTGACTTTGTAGCCAAGTTGGACAAAAGTGTGGGGACCTTGGGGACCCATTACTTGCAACTGGTGTCAGAAGGGAGGGCTAAGTTATGGAACTGAGCCTTAAACCTGTGACGTCTGACCCTACCTCCAGGCAGTTAGTGTCAcaattgaatgaaagaataaagcaTGAGTTTGATGTCTGGATACTTAGAACATACCAGTATTCCAGTTGGTTGGTATGGGGGGAAAAGACCACAAAGTTGGTGTCAAGAGTGTTGTGGCTagagaaatttttctttatccattattttatcatttcacaTGTTTAATTTATCCTTGTTTCATTTAGCCTTTGTATGTTTCCACTTAATTTTGCAATTTTATGATACTCTACATTTtaacttcagtctctcagtcgtgtctgactctttgcaactccatggactgcagcacaccaggcttccctgtccatgaccaactcctggagcttgctcaaactcatgtccattgagtcagtgatgccatccaaccatctcatcctctgttgtccccttctcatgccttcaatctttcccagcatcagggttttttccaatgagtcagttctttgcattatgtggccaaattattggaactccaacttcagcatgaatccttccaatgaatattcaggactgatttccgttaggatttattggtttgatctccttgctgtccaaggaactctcaagagtcttctccaataccacagttcagaagcctcAATACTTAGCAGAATTAACTTAGCaatgtattataaataatatcccatttgcttctttttatgtTTCCCAATCCTTACTTGTTTCACCCCATTATACTGAGTCAAGGACTTTTATAATCTGTCTCGCTTTCAGATGGTCTAAAAAGTTGTCTCAGTATTTACATTGAGTTGGGAGCTCCTGAACTCCAGAAAAGTCCCTCTTCATCCTTCCGGTCTCCTGGTGATGATGTAAATGAGGGTAGATTATTATGTAAGTATTACATTTACCACAATCTTTGGCAACACTTCTAGTTTAATTAATGGGTATTAATTTTGTATACATCTATGTTATGGAACCATGAATGCTGCTAGCATATTAATTGCAGTGCTTAGATTTCAGATACCCTTTTAAATTTCTACAGCTAAGGAAAGCTACATTATGCCGAATGGGAGTATTCGTAACATGTCCTTAAATATTGTtagaagaaagtgttagtcgctcagtcatgtccagctctttacaagtCCATGGAtggtaggctgccaggctcctctgtctacgtgattctccaggcaagaatactggagtgggttgaattccattctccagaggatcttcccatcacagggattgaacccaggtctccttcattgtaggcagattctctaccatctgagctaaatATGGTTAGACTTCCAGTCAAATCATGTAATCGTGGTGTCCAGACCTTAATTTCTATAGATATAAACCAATAAGGTTTCCCATTCTCATCCTTGTTTTTGGAGTCTTCACAATCTAGACTAACTTGATAGTAGAGTTTGTTCAGAAGACTGATTTAAAAGAACAGCTTTAGGTTTGCTTGTCCTATTCAAATCCTCTAGATAAGTAGCTGTGCTGAAGAAATGCATGGAATCCGAGGACTTGATTCCAAGTGAATCAGAGACTTGAGTCCATATCTCTCAAGACAAGCTATTGAATATCTCTGAGACTCAGcagtttcatctgtaaaattgagGTAAATTGTTAATAATTAGCATCATGAGATTtctgtaagaattaaataaagaaaCATAGTGCTTTGGACTCAGACTTTCTTGATTCAGAGACTGATTGCACAACTTTCTAGCTGCATCATTCTGGGCatctacttaacctctctgtgtacCAGATAATTTATTTGTCAAATAGAAATAATAGAACTACGACTACATGGTTTTTATGTGAAATAAGCCAGCTAATATACCATTGCGCTAGAATAGGGCCTGGCATATTATAAGTAGAAATTATTGTTTGCTAAATAAATTAAAGTCCTAGGCATCTAAAGGTGTTAATACGTAATAGTGAAAATAATTGCTATCATTATTACTAATTCCAAGATGCCTACCAGCTGGTATAAGTGTATACAACTGAGAATAAGAAGTATTATGATTTCAATTTAAGCACCCAGTAAAGCAGTATTTAGTAGGACCTAAGTGTGATACTGGTAAACAAAAATTTATAGGTCATCAGAAATGTTAAGAACAAATCCAAAGAATATATTCTGACACTTACATTTCTCAGGGCCTCCTTTACGTCTCTGTTCCTCAGACTGTAGATgagggggttcagcatggggatcACCACTGTGTAGAACAGAGACAGCACTTTGTTCTGGTCAATCGAGTAGCTGGATTTGGGCATCACATAAATGAAGGTAATCGTTCCATAGTAGAGAGTGACTGCAGTGAGGTGAGAGgtgcaggtggagaaggccttgTATCTCCCTTGAGTGGAGTGCATCTTCAGGATGGTGCTGAGGATGCAGATGTAAGAGAGAGCTATGACAGACACTGTGAATGCAAGGATAGATCCAGAAGAGATGGAAGGGATAATTTCAATGATGGAGACATCTGAGCAGGAAAGTTTCAACAGAGGGGAGAAGTCACAGAAAAAGTCATTTATGTGATTTGGTCCACAGAAAGACAGAATCAGTAAGCAACTAGCAAATGTCCAAGCATTGACACACCCACCCAGGTAGGAAGCCCCCACCAAGAGAACACAGACTCTGGGGGACATGTGGGTGGAGTAGAGCAGGGGCaagcagatggccacatagcggtcataggccatggcaGCCAGCAGGAAGCACTCAGCTGACCCAAACATGACCACAAAACACAGCTGAGCTTCACAGCCAGCAGCAGTGATGGTCACTCCTTGTCTCAGGAATCCTATAAGCAACATAGGTGTGACGGATGTGGTACACCCACTGTCCACAAAAGCCAAATGACTTAGAAAAAGGTACATAGGGGTGTGAAGCTGGGAACAGGTTCTTATTAGAATAATTATGCTGATATTGCCTACTAAGGTGACAGCATAGATTCCTAGAAATACCACAAAAAAGATGACACAAAGTGTAGGATCCTCTGTTAACCCTAAAAGGATGAATTCTGTCACACTCGTGTGGTTTCCAAACTTCATGTCCTCTGGGAGTTGCTCCTGTtgagggaaattttaaaattgatttaaaaaatattttcattctacaCATTCTTGGTTTTCTTTGGTTATTCGTTACATTTCCTCATAATATTTTCTCCCTCTGCCTAGCTG from Budorcas taxicolor isolate Tak-1 chromosome 15, Takin1.1, whole genome shotgun sequence includes the following:
- the LOC128059826 gene encoding olfactory receptor 491-like is translated as MKFGNHTSVTEFILLGLTEDPTLCVIFFVVFLGIYAVTLVGNISIIILIRTCSQLHTPMYLFLSHLAFVDSGCTTSVTPMLLIGFLRQGVTITAAGCEAQLCFVVMFGSAECFLLAAMAYDRYVAICLPLLYSTHMSPRVCVLLVGASYLGGCVNAWTFASCLLILSFCGPNHINDFFCDFSPLLKLSCSDVSIIEIIPSISSGSILAFTVSVIALSYICILSTILKMHSTQGRYKAFSTCTSHLTAVTLYYGTITFIYVMPKSSYSIDQNKVLSLFYTVVIPMLNPLIYSLRNRDVKEALRNVSVRIYSLDLFLTFLMTYKFLFTSITLRSY